One Sulfoacidibacillus ferrooxidans DNA window includes the following coding sequences:
- a CDS encoding YqzL family protein: MRDFLWSYFAKTGEIDAYLLYKEHEEIAVKSEGLTIANALLTEAESDAVP, translated from the coding sequence ATGCGAGATTTCTTGTGGAGCTATTTTGCCAAGACAGGAGAGATCGACGCTTACCTGCTGTACAAAGAACATGAGGAGATCGCAGTAAAGTCAGAAGGATTGACTATTGCGAACGCACTTTTGACGGAGGCGGAAAGTGACGCAGTTCCATAA
- a CDS encoding pyruvate, water dikinase regulatory protein, whose protein sequence is MEYNLPAIVYVVSDSVGETAEFVVRAAASQFDHGHFEIRRMSYVDSVQTIQEIIIAADEVGGFIAYTLILPALREAMRTEAKRMSVRAVDIMGPMMAAFEDVFTATPKLRPGLLHQLDDDYFRRVEAIEFAVKYDDGRDVRGLLRADVVLVGVSRTSKTPLSMYLAHKRVRVANVPLVPEVQPPDELSELPKNRVIGLTISPKELNIIRQERLRHLGLHEEAHYASEQRILEELKYADYVMKQLGCPVIDVSRRAVEETASIILSLIEPR, encoded by the coding sequence ATGGAATATAATTTACCAGCAATTGTTTATGTGGTGTCTGACTCTGTGGGAGAAACGGCAGAATTTGTTGTTCGTGCGGCTGCAAGTCAGTTTGATCATGGACATTTTGAGATCAGAAGAATGTCTTATGTGGATTCGGTACAAACCATCCAAGAAATTATTATAGCGGCTGACGAAGTTGGGGGATTTATTGCATATACATTAATCTTGCCGGCACTGCGTGAGGCGATGCGCACAGAAGCAAAACGGATGTCTGTCCGCGCGGTAGATATCATGGGACCGATGATGGCTGCGTTTGAAGATGTATTTACCGCTACCCCCAAACTGAGGCCAGGGCTACTCCATCAATTGGACGATGACTACTTCAGGCGTGTGGAAGCGATCGAGTTTGCAGTTAAGTATGATGATGGGCGCGATGTGCGTGGCTTATTGCGTGCAGACGTCGTATTGGTAGGCGTATCGCGAACTTCCAAAACACCACTTAGTATGTATTTGGCACACAAGCGAGTACGTGTAGCCAATGTGCCATTAGTTCCAGAAGTGCAGCCGCCTGATGAATTATCTGAACTACCTAAAAACCGAGTCATTGGACTGACGATTAGTCCAAAAGAGCTAAATATTATACGGCAGGAACGGCTGCGTCATCTCGGATTACATGAAGAAGCGCATTATGCGAGTGAACAACGCATACTTGAGGAACTAAAATATGCGGACTATGTGATGAAACAATTAGGCTGTCCGGTGATTGATGTATCTAGGAGAGCGGTAGAGGAAACAGCAAGTATTATTTTAAGCCTTATTGAGCCAAGATAG
- the recO gene encoding DNA repair protein RecO, which yields MLSRVQGIVLKTYAQGEDDLILELMTKQAGLLRVLSPRAKKQTTSYSAVTQVLVVGDYILQQGITVNVMRQASMIDSYGDLRVDVMTLAYAQAMLELCLRVQHNARGTMDSMIIGYSLYDHLIASLARLRMQRSPSMALVHLQVLALVPLGIIPSYSICASCQQELQFDANHYSFIYGGFLCASCAAKGADKKAVVFHYKARSIMQKLSQIPVSLVGDVRVKADVEKEIRTFLTLYFREYAGISLRSLEVIEQLE from the coding sequence ATGCTAAGCCGCGTTCAGGGCATTGTGTTAAAAACGTATGCGCAGGGTGAGGATGATCTCATACTTGAGCTTATGACAAAACAAGCAGGCCTTTTACGTGTGCTTTCCCCTCGTGCTAAAAAACAAACAACCTCCTATTCTGCAGTGACACAGGTACTTGTAGTGGGAGATTACATTTTACAACAGGGTATAACTGTAAACGTGATGAGACAGGCGTCGATGATTGATAGCTATGGGGATTTGCGTGTGGATGTGATGACCCTGGCATATGCGCAAGCCATGCTTGAATTGTGTTTGCGGGTACAGCATAACGCGCGAGGCACGATGGATTCGATGATTATTGGGTATTCGTTGTACGATCATTTAATAGCAAGCCTTGCGCGTTTACGCATGCAACGGTCTCCTTCTATGGCACTCGTACATTTACAAGTATTAGCGCTTGTGCCACTTGGTATCATTCCTTCTTACTCTATCTGCGCATCCTGTCAGCAAGAACTACAGTTTGATGCAAACCACTATAGTTTTATATATGGTGGCTTTCTTTGTGCGTCTTGTGCGGCTAAAGGCGCTGATAAAAAGGCGGTAGTCTTCCACTACAAGGCGCGTTCCATCATGCAAAAATTAAGTCAGATACCAGTGTCACTTGTTGGTGATGTGCGCGTAAAAGCAGATGTAGAAAAAGAAATTCGTACCTTTCTTACTCTTTATTTTCGCGAATATGCAGGTATATCACTGCGTTCTCTAGAAGTAATTGAGCAACTGGAGTAA
- a CDS encoding helix-turn-helix transcriptional regulator encodes MIELSKRQLQIVAIVRDRGPITGERIADELSLTRATLRPDLTILTMAGILDARPRVGYFYIGDHRAKDMLADLFRKYLVKDYKSLPVVVQEQTTVYDAVVTMFLEDVGTLFVVREEGILVGVVSRKDLLKVAIGQSNLHEFPVYVAMTRMPNITTIELEATMYDAARKLIEAEVDSLPVVKMVADQQFEVVGRITKTTITRLVVELDSLRNI; translated from the coding sequence ATGATCGAACTATCAAAACGACAACTTCAGATTGTCGCGATTGTGCGCGATCGCGGCCCAATAACAGGGGAGCGCATAGCTGACGAATTATCCTTAACGCGAGCGACATTACGCCCGGACCTAACTATTTTAACCATGGCTGGGATTTTGGATGCAAGACCACGAGTAGGATATTTTTATATTGGCGACCACCGTGCAAAGGATATGCTTGCCGATTTATTTCGCAAATACCTCGTCAAGGATTATAAATCACTACCTGTCGTCGTACAGGAACAAACCACTGTGTATGATGCAGTCGTGACGATGTTTTTAGAGGATGTTGGCACACTTTTTGTCGTTCGTGAAGAAGGTATTTTAGTGGGGGTTGTATCGCGCAAAGACCTCTTAAAAGTAGCCATTGGTCAATCAAACTTACATGAATTTCCAGTGTATGTGGCTATGACGCGTATGCCAAATATTACTACAATTGAACTTGAAGCGACGATGTATGATGCAGCTCGCAAATTGATCGAGGCAGAAGTAGATTCGCTCCCTGTCGTTAAAATGGTTGCAGATCAACAATTTGAAGTGGTCGGACGGATTACAAAGACAACGATCACGCGACTTGTCGTTGAACTTGATTCGCTGCGAAACATCTAA